The DNA sequence TCGCGGAAGGTCCAATCTGCCCAAAGACTCCGGGCTCCCAAGAGCAAACATGGCCTTCCACGAGCACGATTCCAAACCCCCTCACTCGATTCGGGTCAACTTGTCCAGTCCGCGGGGTTCACTCCAGTATGTCCCGCTCTGGCCGAGATTCAGTACACATCGGTTGTAGTTGTAGAGCACGTTCGTGTTGTTCACGAGAGTGCCGACCGTGCTAGAGAGAGCGCTTAGATCGCTCGCGCTCGCATAGGCACCGAGATCGGTCAGCGTCGCATAGTCCGCCAGGGTACTCGTTTGCGCGTAGGCACTCAGGTCGCTCGTCTTGGCATATGGGCTCAGGTCGCTCAGCTTGGCATAATCTCCGAAAGCGCTGGTCTGCGCGAAGCCGGCTGCACTAACCATATTCGAAAGACCCGTGATGCTGCCCGCGCTCAGGGACCCGCTGACTGCAAGGCTCCCGGTCACCTGACCGTTATCGTCGATGATGAAGGGCTGCGAGTCGGCCGGTCCCTGCGTCGCACCACGATAGACTTTCCCGTCGATTCGCACATTGTCCGCAAGTGTGACGGGATTGTCGGCACCCTTTGCGTTCTTCGTGTTGTTGATGATGCTGCCGTTGAAATAGGTCACTCCTCCGACGCCTTCTTGGCCGACCTTGATCGAGTCAAAGGAGATTGTGCCCTGACCCGCGAAGGACGTGCCGGCCACGACCACGCTGACGACCGACAAGGTCGCGACCAGTGACACCGCGAAGACGGAAAGAGCGCGTGTGTTGATGCGCATTGTGTTATTGGATTACTGATTAGACATTGTCAGAGTAACAGGATGGCAGGCGAGCGTCAAGGAGCCCAATGGGGTGGTTTTGGTCCTAAGACAATGCATCCAGACTCGGGACCGGCCGCGTCGTGAGAACCGCAGAAGAAAACCGCTCACTATGTCGCGAGCGGTTGATCGTGCCCGGCCCGGCAGTCGCGTGGTTCACGAACCGCCGGAGGCGGGCGAGCGAATGAGAAGCACGTCCTATCGTTCGAGCCTGGTTACCCGTCCCTAGTCCTGCTGGAAGCTGCGCGGCGACTTGCGCTGCTGGCGACGACGTAGAGGGTCCGTCCAGCGGACACGGCTTCGCCTCCCCGTCTAGAGGCTCAGGAGGTCGCGGAATGCCCGGGTGAGGCGAAGGGTCCCCTCGACCTGAGCGCGCGGGCTTCTCGACTTTGCAGTTTCTGTGAAGGCGTTGTAGAGCGACCACGCGGTCCGGGGCATGAACTCCTCGTGCCGGGGCCGGTCCCACGCATCGAGCACTCTTGGGAGGTTCGAGGCCGGCAGCGCGCGTCGGCGAATGGCTTCGACTATGAGGTGGTCGGCTTTCTCGGGCAGAAGTTCCCGTGCCTTCATGGCAGCGACCTCAGCGTGGATCCGGCCCTGCAGAGAGGCGACCTTGGAGAGCATGCGGTAGATAAGGTCAGGCAGGTCGCGGAAGACGTGGGCTGTGTGCTTCCGGGCGACTGCGGCCTCGCCCGAGAAAGCGAGGTTGTCGCAGCAGAAGACGTGCGAGCCGGCGACGAGCCCCGCGCAGAGCGATCGGTCATACGAGTTTCGCACTCCGATCGCGAGGGCGTAGTCAGCGTGTTCGTCGCCATTCGAGCAGGTCAAGACGGCGAACATCTGCATCCCGTCGCGAGCGAGCGCATAGCGGGCCTCCGTGACGGTGAGACCGAACCGGGGCACGTGGAGTTCGACCTCCTCCAGGAACCTCCCGTGGGGCACTGGGACGTAGGAA is a window from the Armatimonadota bacterium genome containing:
- a CDS encoding DUF932 domain-containing protein — translated: MPGQLVLHCGGWEATKADLAAVPVPVETDSYVPVPHGRFLEEVELHVPRFGLTVTEARYALARDGMQMFAVLTCSNGDEHADYALAIGVRNSYDRSLCAGLVAGSHVFCCDNLAFSGEAAVARKHTAHVFRDLPDLIYRMLSKVASLQGRIHAEVAAMKARELLPEKADHLIVEAIRRRALPASNLPRVLDAWDRPRHEEFMPRTAWSLYNAFTETAKSRSPRAQVEGTLRLTRAFRDLLSL